The nucleotide sequence TCAAATCACGATTGGAGCTTATGCGTACCGACTGGACTCGCGCGGAAGTTGCCGCGCTTTTCGACCTGCCGTTCACCGACCTTCTCTTTCGCGCCGCCGAGACCCATCGCGCGCACCATGCCGCAGGCGAGGTGCAGCTTTGCACCCTGCTCTCCATCAAGACCGGCGGTTGCCCGGAGGATTGCGGCTATTGCTCGCAGTCGGCGTTCGCGGGCTCCGGCCTCAAGGCCGAGAAGCTGATGGACGTCGACGCCGTCTTCGCCTCGGCTGCCGAGGCCAAGGCCGCCGGCTCACAGCGCTTCTGCATGGGCGCGGCGTGGCGCAGCCCCAAGGATCGCGACATGGCCGCCGTCTGCCGGATGGTCGAGGGCGTCAAGGCGATGGGGCTGGAGACCTGCATGACGCTGGGCATGCTGTCGGGAGAGCAGGCGCGGCAGCTCAAGGCCGCCGGCCTCGACTATTACAACCACAACATCGACACCTCGCCCGAACATTATGCCGAGATCATCTCGACCCGGACCTTCCAGGAGCGGCTCGACACGCTGGAGGAGGTCCGCTCGGCCGGGATCGCGGTTTGCTGCGGCGGGATCGTCGGCATGGGTGAGAGCCGCGAGGATCGCGTCGGCTTCCTCCACGCCCTCGCCACCCTGCCGCGCCATCCCGAAAGCGTGCCGGTCAACGCGCTCGTCCCGGTCAAGGGCACGGTGCTCGGCGACATGTACGCGGGCGAGCGGCTGATCGACGACATCGAGTTCGTCCGCACCGTCGCCGTCGCGCGCCTCACCATGCCGCGCTCGATGGTCCGCCTGTCGGCCGGGCGCGAAAGCATGTCCGAAGCGACGCAGGCGCTGTGCTTTCTCGCCGGCGCCAACAGCATCTTCACCGGCGACAAGTTGCTGACCACCGCCAACGCCGGCGACAGCAGGGATGCGGCGCTGTTCGCCAAGCTCGGCCTCAGGCCGATGCAGGCCGAGGAGCCGATGCGGGTGCTCGAAGCCGCGGAATAGTCCCGCGGCGGGACATCCAGGCTTCGTCGGAACGGATGCGTAATCACCTGTTCACGCTGGCTCGGTCAGCAACGGCCCGTGCCGCCGATCACGGAGCCAAGCCGATGCTGACCATCATTGCCGCCCAGGCGCTCGCCGCCGCCGCCTCGCCCGACCTCGCCCCGCGCTCGCTGCAGCATCAGGGGCGCACGCGCAGCTGGTCGGAGCATGTGCCCGCCGCCTGCGTCCGGCCGGCGACGCCCTGCCTGACCGTGCTGATGCTGCACGGCGGCTCGCCGCCCGAACTTCGCCAGCGAATGGCGCAGCGCTCGGGCCGCGAGCGTACGCCCGAACTGGTCGCGACTGCCACCGGCATGGTCGACGCCGCCCGCCGCGACGGCTTCATCCTGATCGTGCCCAAGGCCGCGGATGGCAACTGGGCCGACGGCCGCGAGGGCGTGGCGGCGGGGATCGACGACGTCGGCTTTCTGCGCGCGGTGCTGGCCGACGTCGCCAAGCGCGCGGCAATTTCGCCTGAACGGACCTTCTCGGCCGGCGTGTCGAACGGCGGGATGATGAGTTTTCGCCTTGCCTGCGAAGCGAGCGACCGGATCCGCGGCGTCGGCGCAGTCGTCGCCAACATGAGCGTCGATCTGGCCGCCGCCTGTCCGAAGGGCCGACCGGTCGACATCGTGCAGGTGCTCGGAGCCGCCGATCCGCTGATGAAATATGATGGCGGACGAATCCCCAGCCAGGGCGGCAACGGGACGACCTCGGCGGCCGACACGCTGCGGCTGTGGAGCGCCAGGCTCGATACACCCACCGCCGCCGAGAGGAAGCTGAACGAAGAGGTGACGCTTCGCACCGTCACCGCGCGTAACGGGCGCATCGCGCAATATACCCTCGCGTCCTATGGCCACGGCTGGCCGAGCGGCAGCGAAGGGGAACTGGCCGGCGCGGGCGGCTTTGCGGGACGGGTGATGCAGCGGCTTCGCGGCACCAACCCGACCCGCTTCGACGCGACGAGGGTGCTGATCGACTTCTTCAAGGCGACTCCGCCCCGCCGCTGACCGCCGCCACTGTTCCGGAGCGTGGCGGGCGGCTATGCGCCGGCCATGATCCAGAGCCTGCTCATCGCCAACCGGGGCGAGATCGCCTGCCGCGTCATCCGGACCGCCCGCGCGCTCGGCATCCGCACGGTCGCCGTCCATTCCGACGCCGATGCCGGCGCGCTCCACGTGCGCCTGGCCGACGAAGCGGTCCACATCGGTGCCAGCCCGGCGCGCGAAAGCTATCTGGTCGGCGAGAAGATCATCGCGGCGGCCAGGGCGACGGGCGCCGAGGCCATCCATCCGGGCTACGGCTTCCTTTCAGAGAACGCCGATTTCGCGCAGGCCGTTCTCGACGCCGGGCTGATCTGGGTCGGCCCCAAGCCCGACAGCATCCGTGCCATGGGCCTCAAGGACGCCGCCAAGAAATTGATGGCCGACGCCGGCGTACCGGTCACCCCCGGCTATCTCGGCGACGACCAGAGCGCGGCGCGGCTCAAGGCCGAGGCGGACGCGATCGGCTATCCGGTGCTGATCAAGGCGGTCGCCGGCGGCGGCGGCAAGGGCATGCGCAAGGTCGATTCCGCCGGATCGTTCGCCGACGCGCTCGACAGCTGCAAGCGCGAGGCCGCGTCCAGCTTCGGCAACGATGTCGTCCTGCTCGAAAAGTGGATCGAAAGCCCACGCCACATCGAGGTGCAGGTGTTCGGCGACGCCCACGGCAATGTCGTCCACCTGTTCGAGCGCGACTGCTCGCTCCAGCGGCGGCACCAGAAGGTCATCGAGGAAGCGCCAGCCCCGGGCATGGACGAGGCGACGCGCGACGCCGTCTGCGGTGCCGCCCTCCGTGCGGCGAGGGCCGTGAACTACGAGGGCGCGGGGACGATCGAGTTCATCGCCGACGGCAGCCAGGGCCTGCGGGCCGACCGCATCTGGTTCATGGAGATGAACACCCGCCTCCAGGTCGAGCATCCGGTGACGGAGGAGATCACCGGCCAGGACCTGGTGGAGTGGCAGCTCCGCGTCGCCGCCGGCGAACCGCTGCCCAGGCGTCAGGACGAGCTCGCCATCACCGGCCATGCGATCGAGGCGCGGCTTTATGCCGAGGACCCCGCCACCGGCTTTTTGCCGAGCACGGGCCTGCTCGAGCATTTCGATCTTGGCGAGGATGGCCGGATCGAGACGGGGGTCGAGGAAGGCGACGAGATCTCGCCTTTCTACGATCCGATGATCGCCAAGCTGGTCGCGTCTGGTGACGACCGGGACGAGGCGATCGGCAGTCTCGCCACCATGCTCGACTCGGTCGAGGTCTGGCCGGTCCGGACCAATGCCGGTTTCCTCGTCAACTGCCTGCTCGACGACGACTTTGAGGCGGCACGGCTCGACACCGGCTTCATCGGCCGCAAGCTCGACGCGCTGGTGCCCGCGACCGAAGCGGATGACGCCCTGTGGCGGACAGCTGCGGTGATTGCGCTGGCGGAAGGGGAAAGCGGGGATGCTCTGGCCGGCTTCCGCCTCAATGCTCCCGCCCAGCCGGCGGTGACGCTCAGCCACGGCGGTGAGCGGCGCCGCCTGATCCTCAGGGACGAGGATGAGTTCGCCGAGGCTTCTGGCTTTCGTGACGAGCAGCGCGTGGTCGTCTTCGCCGAAGGCCAGGCCTTCAGCTTCGAACGGGGCGTGCGCGGCCGCACCGGCGCTGCCGCCAGTGACGGCGGCCTCCTCGCACCCATGCCGGGCAAGGTTACCAGCGTCGACGTCGCGGCCGGCGAGATGGTCACCAAGGGGCAGCGGTTGCTGACGCTCGAGGCGATGAAGATGGAGCATGCCATGCTTGCGCCCTTCGACGGCGTGGTCGCCGAACTGAACGTGGAAGCCGGGCAGCAGGTGCAGGTGGAAGCCCTGCTCGCGCGGGTCGAGGCAGCCGAATAATCCTGTCCTACAGGCGGCCGCTTCGATACATCGGCGCAAGGCACCGAAGTGTCCGAAGCTGAACAAGTGAACGACGTGGACGCGACTTGCTTTTTTCTCGGGAGAGCGTGAAGACATGAACATCAACGGCATTGCGGCAGTGGTCACCGGCGGCGCGTCCGGCCTTGGCGAAGCGACCGCGCGGGCGCTTGCGGCCAAGGGTGCGAAGGTCGCCATCTTCGACCGGAACCAGGAGCAGGGCGAGAAGGTCGCAGCCGAGATTGGCGGCATCTTCTGCGAAGTGGACGTCACCAATGACGACACCGTCGCCGCCGGCTTCGAAAAGGCGCGCGCCGCCCACGGGCAGGAGCGGGTGCTGGTCAACTGCGCGGGCGTCGCCAATGCCGTGAAGACCGTCGGCCGCGACCGCGAGACCAAGGCGGTGAAGAAGTATCCGCTTCACCAGTTCGAACTGGTGATCGGCATCAATCTCATCGGCTCCTTCCGCTGCATCGCGCATTCGGCCGCGGGGATGGTCGACGCCGAGCCGCTCGAGGACGGCGAGAAGGGCGTGATCATCAACACCGCCTCGGTCGCTGCGGAGGACGGCCAGATCGGCCAGGCCGCTTATTCGGCGTCCAAGGGCGGCGTGCTGGCGATGACCCTGCCGATTGCTCGCGACCTCATGAACGAAGGCGTGCGGGTCAACACCATTCTTCCCGGCGTGTTCAAGACGCCGATGGTCGCGATGATGCCGCCGCAGGTCCAGGATGCGCTCGGCGCGCAGGTGCCTTTCCCGAAGCGCCTCGGTCGTCCCGAGGAATATGCCCAGCTCGCCGTTTTCATGGTCGAGAGCGGCTACATGAATGCCGAACATGTTCGCCTCGACGGCGGCATCCGCATGGCCCCGAAGTAAGCACGTGAATCTGGAAGCGCTTCTTCCGCCACTCGCGGCGGCGTGCCGCGAGGCGGGAGAAGCGATCCTTGCGGTGCGGCGCGCCGGCTTCGACGTCGAGCATAAGGATGATTCGTCGCCGGTGACCGTCGCCGATCGCGCGGCGGAGAGGATCCTGCTTGCGGCGCTTGGCCGGCACGCCCCGGGCATTCCCGTGGTCGCGGAGGAAGAAGTGGCCGCGGGCCGCGTGCCCGCCGTTGGCGACGCCTTCTTCCTCGTCGATCCGCTGGACGGCACCAAGGAGTTCGTCCGTGGCGGGGACGACTATACCGTCAACGTCGGGCTGATCGTCGCGGGAGAGCCGCGGCTCGGACTGGTGCTTGCGCCCGAGCAGTGCAGGCTCTGGGCGGGCGTGGTCGGTCGTTCCGCCTTCGTCGAGGGAGGAGACGGTGAGCGCCAGCCGCTCCAGGTGAGCCGGCCTTCGACGCCGCTAAGGGTGATCGCCTCCAAGTCGCACATGAACCAGGCGACCACGGATTATGTCGCCTCGGCCGCGCCCGATGCCAAGCTGGTGTCGGTCGGCTCCAGCCTGAAATTCTGCCTGGTGGCGGAGGGCAGGGCGGATCTCTACCCGCGACTGTCGCCGACGTCGGAGTGGGATACGGCCGCCGGCCATGCCGTGCTGCTTGCGGCGGGTGGACGGGTCGATGGCCCGGACGGGCGAGCACTCGGCTATGGCAAGGCCGCGTTCCTCAACCGCGGCTTCGTTGCAACCGCCGGTTGGGCGGCGCCGCTGCTGCAGCCGTACCTGGATCAACTGGACCTGACGATCGATCGCTGATCGACCGAATTGCTCCATATCGGATCACCATTCGCGCGGCGGAGATCGGGGCCTTCGATTGCCATGTCGTCAAGCTCGCGGCGAATGGCGCGGAGCCGCGACAGCAAGCCGTGCGCCTCGCCGCCGGCCGCCGGGTCGCTCATCAGATGCTCGGCAAGGCGAATGGTCTGCCGCAGTCCATAACGGAGCGTCACCAGTAGTTCGCCTCGTGCCGCCGTGTCTCCGCTATTCAGCTCGTTCATGACCACCCTCTCGCTCCACACCCCCTCTGCCGCAAGATCCCTCGGACTGGTTGCGGGTGCGTGCCCATCAACTCCAGACTGGCGCAACTTTTCGCTGACATGGCGCCATTTTGCCATGTAGTCTCATCGAGCTCGGATAATTGACCCATAAGGATGGTGTCATGACTCTTGCCCTATCCCCCCTCGTTCAGTCCTATTCGCATGAAATTCGTGCGCCCATCATGGTGGTCGGCGACTCCGAGGATGCACGCCGGCGCGCAGTTGGAACGGCGTCACTTAGCGAGGTTTCGCTCCTCTCCGACCTTACGCCTGCAGAGGCGAGCGAGGCGCTGGACGAAAGAGCGACGCTTTCGGCGATCTGGATCGAGCTCGACGAGGCACCCGGCGCAGCGGTCCGTCGCCTGCTTGACAAGGCGGGTCGCGAGGCAGCCCGCAAGAGCTGCGGCGTGGTCCTGTCTCTCCGCCTGGAGCACCTAGACGAAACCCTCCAGCATGTCGGCGACAGCGATGTTGAACTGCTGGTCAACGCCAGTGAGATGGAGCGGCTGGCGGCGCTTTCGCTGGCGGTGCAGCCGTCCCGGGAGATGCGCGCGCACGATGTCGCATCGGATGCCAGCGCGGCTCGCCTGCGGCAACTCAGCGAAGAGGTCAGCCGCATCGCGACGGCTCTTTCGCGGCTCAGCAGCACTTCCGATGGCCCGCCGCTTTCCCCCGCGACGATGGCGCCGCCCCGCGCCGACCTGCCGACCGTCTCCGCCGAGGCGTTGCGCGCGATGATCAGGGCGCGGCGGCTGCGGAGCAGCTATCTCCCCGCGGACCTCTTCGCCGATCCGGCGTGGGACATGCTCCTCGACCTCCTCCAGGCGGAAATCGTGCAGCACCGGGTGCCGGTATCGAGCCTGTGCATCGCCGCGGCCGTACCTGCGACCACGGCGCTGCGCTGGATCAAGGCCATGACCGACCGCGGATTGCTTCTGCGGCGGGATGACCCCCATGACGGTCGCCGCGTGTTCATCGAGATGGCGCAACCGACCAGCGCCGCACTCCGCCGCTACTTTCAGGAGGCCGGCATGGTCGCGGTCTGAACATCGCTCTTGTGTTCGCGCGCGTAGCCATGCACGGACGCCGGGTGGGCGCTTAGCTCAGCTGGTAGAGCGGCTCGTTTACACCGAGTAGGTCGGCGGTTCGAACCCGTCAGCGCCCACCATGATTTCCAAGATCATTGTTTCGCCTTCCGCCACGGACCTCAGACGCGGACCTCGCAGATGACGCGCTCTCCAGGCCCGTCGCCGATTCTGTTCGCCATGGGCCCGGCAGTTCCGGGCACCAGCTGATGGAAGAGATCGACGGACCTGCGCTGATCTGGCGATCGGACCGGTTCAGCCGAACGAGCGCACGAGCTTCACCGGAAGTGCGACATAGGGCGGGTCGTTGATGACCACCTGTCGTGCTCCACTGCCCAGGGGCAGGAGGTGCAGCTTGCCGTCTTCCCGTGCAAGCAGGCGGCCGAACTGAAATCGACCGGTCGGCCGCGGAACCAGGATGTCCCGGTTGATTGCGCGTCCGAATTCCTCGGCCTGGATGCGATCGCACCAGAGTTCGTCGCCGTTGCGATAGTCGCCGATGCTGGATGTAACCAATATGGCCACCTGAGCAGGGGCGGGGCGAGGGGGAAGGGCGACCTGCGCCTTGCGCGGGGCCGAGGCGCCGTCGCTGCCAAGCAGGGCCAGCACCTCCAGCTTTTCGCTCTCCGGGTGGTCAACAAGATCGGTGGGGGACACGCCAAGCGCGTCTGCGATGCGATTCAGCCAACCGATGCTGACCGTTCTCATTCCCGTCTCCAGCCGGCCGACCGTTTGTGGCGTGGTCGGCGGCTTGCAGGCCCGGGCAACGTCGTCGAGCGTCATCCGCTTCGCTTTGCGAACCTCCCTGATGCGTGTGATCATGTCTTGTCCCTAACCGCTTCGGTGAGTTTCACTGTCCTACATCTAATCAACTCTGGCAAGATGCTTCTCGAATCGGGCTGGGAAGGGGTGCAGATGTCGAGAAGGATGCTGGTAGAGAAGAGCCTTGCCGATGCAGGCGAGGGAACCAAGAAGGTGCGTCGTTCCGTAACGGTGAACCAGGTCGAGTCCCCGCTTGGCTGGCTTCACAAGCACGGGCACCTGAGCCTTCGTCAGTTCGATGCCGGCGAGCAGCTGCGGTCCGATTGGGAGCGGGCGAACCTTTCGCCAAGCGTCACCATGCGCTGGGACATATCCACGCATCAGCGCCGGATCGGGAGCAAGGAGGGCGCGCTTGCGCCGTCGGAGAGGCAAGCGGCAGCACGGGAGCGCTTCGACGGTGCCCTTGCCGCGGCCGGTCCGGGGATGTCCGATATCCTATGGCGAATTGTCTGTGCGGGAGAGGGGATGCGCGAAGCCGAGACTGCCCTCGGCTGGCCTGCGCGCGCAGGCAAGCTGGTGCTCGGCATGTCGCTGGATCGTGTTGCCGACTATTACCGATTGAAGTGAGGCGGGCCGTGGAATTGTAGAAGAGGGAAGGAGCGGAGTGGTTCTTCCGCTCCTTCCGGAGTTTCGTGCTTTCTAGATCCCGCGACCCTCGACGTCGCTCTCACGACCTTGGCTCCGCTCGATCTCGATGTCCGTTGTGCCATCACCGTCGTTGTCGTCGAGGGCGCCCTGACCGTCACTCGCGAAATCCTGGTCGTCACCGCCGGTCGTCTGGCCGGAGCCACCGTAACCACCGCCACCAAGAGCGGACGGCGTGCCGTCGGAGCCGGCGCCGCCCAGATCATCGTCGGAGCCAGTGAAGAGCCGCTGGCCGCCCTGGTCGCCGCGATCCTGGCCCATGTCATTCTCCTGGCCGAGGCTGCTGCTGTTCTGGCTCAATTCGTCGGTCTCGCCGCTGTTGCCGTACGAGGCCTGTCCGGTCGACATCGCGCCGCCGTCCTGGCCCTGACCCTGATCGGTGGGTTGTTGCTGCTGCTGCTGGCCCGTCGGCTGCTGGTTGCCTTGCTGATCCCTGGCGCGCTGCCCGTCGGCTTCCTGCGATGTCTGCTGACCATAGCCTTGCTGGCCGGGCGTGCGTTCGTCGGCGTTCATCTGTGCTTCTCCTCCGTGCGCCCCATGCTCGTGAAGCAACAAAGGTCGGACGGGAGCCAACGTTCCAGCAGCTTGCGACCAGTCGAAGGCGGGTGCGCCAAAAGGAAAGGGCCGCCCGGTCTCCCGGACGGCCCCAGCCTTGTTGTTCGCGGAAAAAGGAGATCAGGCGTTGTCGGCCTGATCCTCTTCAGCGGTCACCTCGGCGGTGGCGCCCGGCTCGGCGTTCGGATCGTATTCCTCGGTGAAGCCGGCGTTGTCGCGCTCGAACATCTGGGCCATGACGTCCACGCCCTGGGCCTGAAGATCGGCCTCCTCGGGCGAGCGGGCGACGTTGACCTTCACGGTGACGGACACTTCGGGATGAAGCGCCACGCGCACTTCGTGCATGCCGATCGCCTTGATGGGACGATCGAGCACGACCTGGCTCTTCGCGACCTTGGCACCGTCGGCCTCAAGGGCATCGACGATGTCGCGGGCGCTGACCGAACCGTAGAGCTGGCCGGTGTTGGAGGCCTGGCGGATCAGCTGAACCGTCTTGCCGTCGATGCCCTTGGCCGAGCCCTCGGCAGCCGAACGACGCTCGGCATTGTCGGACTCGATCTTGGCGCGGTTGGCTTCGAACAGCTTGCGGTTGGCCTCGTTGGCACGAAGCGCCTTCTTGTTCGGAAGCAGGTAGTTGCGGGCGAAACCGTTCTTGACGGTGACGACATCGCCGATGGCGCCGAGCTTCTCGACGCGCTCAAGCAGGATGACTTCCATGAATAGCGCTCCTTACTTGACCACGTAGGGCAGCAGGCCGATGTGCCGGGCGCGCTTGATCGCCTTGGCCAGCTCGCGCTGCTTCTTGGTGCTCACCGCGGTGATGCGGCTCGGGACGATCTTGCCGCGTTCGGACACGAAGCCCTGAAGCAGACGGACATCCTTGTAATCGATGCGGGGCGCGTCCTTGCCCGAGAAGGGGCAGGACTTGCGGCGGCGGAAGAATGCACGGGCCATCGGTTACGCTCCCATCTCTTCGCGGGGACCGCGCTCGGGCCGGTCACCACGATCGCCGCGGGGGCCGCGATCGCGCTCCTGACGGCGCATCATGGCCGAAGGACCCTTCTCATGCGCGTCGACGCGCACCGTCATGTAGCGGATGACATCTTCGTTGATGCCGGTCTGACGCTCGAGCTCCGCGACGGCAGCGGCCGGCGCGTCGATGTCGAGCATCACATAATGAGCCTTGCGATTCTTCGCGATGCGATAGGCAAGGCCGCGCAGGCCCCACGTCTCGGCCTTGACAACGCTTCCGCCGTGCTCGGTGATGATGTTGGTTGCCGTCTCAGCAAGGGCGTCCACCTGGGCTTGCGCCAGGTCCTGCCTTGCGAGAAAGACATGCTCGTAGAGCGGCATGATTTTCTCTCATGTTGGCCGATCGCTGGCGCCCGCCCCATGCGGAAGCCCCTCCGGCTGTCGTCGATAATGCTTGCCCGCCAGCCAGACGAATCTGCTCGGCGGACGGAGGCCTCTGGCACAGGAAGGCGCCCACTGCAAGCATGCGGCCTGAAACGCTATCGAGTAGAAACCAGACAGGCACAAAACGCTTGACATCGTCACGCTGTTATGGCACAAGAAGGCAAGCTAGGCTGAATCGGAAGAGCGGCCGGCAGCAATCAACAGGGAAGTGAAATGGGTTGGTTCGGACGCAAGTCGGCGGACCTTCCGCCGCCATTCCTGCCGTTTGCCTTCGAGGAGGACCGGAACCCGTTTCCAACCGGACCACAGGCGCAGTTGAACGAGGTTTTCGTCAAGAACCCCGTTGGACAGCGCGCCGTGCGCTTGGTGGCCGGTGCGGTCGGATCGCTCAAGGTTTATTCGATCGAGGGTGACGAGAAGGCGGCCGGACTGCTCGGGCGGTGCAGCCTTCTCGAACAGGCCGCGGCGTCGCTGCTCCTGCATGGCAATGCCTATCTGCAGATCATTGAAGCGCTCGACACGCCGGCGGAAATCTTTCCGCTTCGGGCGGACCGGGTCAGCGTCGAAGTCGACGACCGTGGATGGCCGCGGGCTTATCTCTACCGGGCAGGGCGCAAGACCAGCCGCATCAGCCGGAGGGACCATCTCGAGCGCGTCAAGCTCATCCACGTGAAGGCCCTCAACCCGAGCCAGGAGCAGCAGGGGCTGGGTTGCCTGGGCGCTGCCAGTGCAGCGGCTGCGATCCACAATCGCGCCAGTCACTGGAACAAGGCGCTGCTCGACAACTCGGCTCGGCCATCCGGTGCCCTCACCTACGAGCCGAAGGACGGAGCCGCGATGAGCCAGTCACAGTTCGAACGGCTGCGGCAGGAGGTCGAACGGCAGTTCTGCGGAAGCCTCAACGCGGGGCGGCCGATGTTGCTCGAGGGGGGACTGCGCTGGCAGGCGCTTGGCCTCACCCCAACCGACATGGATTTCGTCGCCATCAAGGAGGCTGCGGCTCGGGACATCGCGCTGGCGTTTGGCGTGCCCCCGGTCTTGCTGGGATTACCGGGCGACACCGCCTACGCCAATCTGCGCGAGGCGGGCCGCGCCTTGTACCGGCAGACGGTGCTGCCCCTGGCGGAAAGAATCCTGAGCGAAGTGTCGGAGGCTTTGTCGGAGTGGCTTGGTCACGTGCGCCTGGCCGTCGACACCGACGCCATCAGCGATCTCGCTGAGGACAGGGAGAGGCTGTGGCAGATGGTCTCCTCGGCCGACTTCATCACCGATGACGAGAAGCGGGAGCTTCTCGGGTTCAAGCCGATTGCGGGGGACGTTCATTGACCCGCATTTCGTCGGATGAACTGCTGGCCAAGCTGATCGTCAGCGCGGAGGGCCGGCCGTTCGACCTCGCCGGACTGCGAGCACTCGTTGAGGAAGCCAGTCATGCCGGCGCCATTCGAGCGCTCGCGGTGCTTGGCCTCGAAGACGGCCACGCGCGCCGCGATGTCGATGAGTTACGCGAACTTCTGGGGACGTGGCGAGACGTGAAGAGATCGGCTTGGCAAGCAGTTGCGCGCTGGATCGTCAGGGTTCTCCTGGCGCTCGTGATGCTGGGGCTCGCGTACCGATTGAGGCTCACCGACTTGCTGAAGAACTGAGATGCGCAACGAGCGCGCCCGCATGGGCCTGCGCTTCGCTGGCTACGCTTCGGTTTTCGACAAGCTGGACAGGGGCGGCGATATCGTCCGTCGTGGCGCTTTCCGGCGGACGATCGAGGCGCAGGCGAGGGTGCCGTTGCTGTGGCAGCATCAGTCCGGTCGTGTGATCGGCATCGTCGAACATCTGGCTGAGGATGAGCGCGGGCTGCAGGTCATCGGGCGGCTGAACGACGACCGGCTGGGGCGGGCTCTCGGCGAAGAACTTTCGCGCGGTCGGCTTTCGGGCCTCAGCTTCGGCTACCGCGTAACCGCCTCGGCGCGCGGTCCTGAAGCGCGTGAACTCAATCAAGTCGAACTGCTGGAGATAAGCCTGGTCCGGCAGCCGATGCAGCCGCTCGCACGCGTGCACAAGCTCGATCAGCAATAGCAAACGACCAATTTTCAAGTGGAGAAATCAATGGAATTCAAGGCGGATCCGCTGGCGGAGTCGTTCGTGGCCCTTCAGCATGATGACGGCGTCGAGGGGCTGCGTGCCGAACTGGACGCGCTCAAGACGCGCCTGCGGCACAATCTTGTCGCCGCAGGACGACCCGATATCGATGCCGAGCAGAAGAGCGCCGGACAGGAGCGCTTTACCGACTTCCTCCGGACCGGCGAGGCCCTCACCGAAGGCAAGTCGGTCGACAATGCTTCGGCGGGCGCGGGCGGCCTGGCTGTGCCGCGCGAGATCGACGAGGTGATCGACCGGACCCTGGTGGCGATCTCTCCGATCCGGCGCATCAGCAACGTGGTCAAGGTAGGCAGCTCCAACTACCGCAAGCTGATCACCAATGGTGGAACGCCGTCGGGCTGGGTTGGGTTCGAGGCTCTCCGCCCCGAAACCGCGACGCCAACGTTCACCGAAATCGTACCCGCTAGCGGTGAGCTCTACGCCAATCCGGCCGCTTCGCAGCACATGCTGGACGATGCCCTGTTCGACGTCGAGGCATGGCTCGCAAACGAGATCGCGACCGAATTCGCCCGCGCTGAAGGCATGGCGTTCGTGAAGGGCACCGGCACCAATCAACCGCTCGGCTTCCTCTCCTCGCCCAACGCGACGGCTGTTGATGCAAGCCGGCCGATCGGCACGTTGCAGACGATCGGCACGGGCGTCGCGGGCGGTTTCCCGGCCAGCAATCCCCAGGACAAGCTCGTCGACCTCGTCCAGTCGCTTCGTCAGCCCTATCGCCAGGGTGCGGTCTTCGTGATGAATTCGGCGACTGCGGCGGTGGTGCGCAAGATGAAGACTGCCGACGGCGCCTTCATCTGGCAGTCCGGCATGGTGGCCGGCCAGCCGGCGACGCTGCTCGGTTACCCGGTGGTCGAGGCGGAGGACATGCCCGATGTCGCTGCCAACAGCCTGTCGATCGCATTCGGCA is from Sphingomonas sp. LHG3406-1 and encodes:
- the rplI gene encoding 50S ribosomal protein L9; the protein is MEVILLERVEKLGAIGDVVTVKNGFARNYLLPNKKALRANEANRKLFEANRAKIESDNAERRSAAEGSAKGIDGKTVQLIRQASNTGQLYGSVSARDIVDALEADGAKVAKSQVVLDRPIKAIGMHEVRVALHPEVSVTVKVNVARSPEEADLQAQGVDVMAQMFERDNAGFTEEYDPNAEPGATAEVTAEEDQADNA
- the rpsR gene encoding 30S ribosomal protein S18, which produces MARAFFRRRKSCPFSGKDAPRIDYKDVRLLQGFVSERGKIVPSRITAVSTKKQRELAKAIKRARHIGLLPYVVK
- the rpsF gene encoding 30S ribosomal protein S6; translation: MPLYEHVFLARQDLAQAQVDALAETATNIITEHGGSVVKAETWGLRGLAYRIAKNRKAHYVMLDIDAPAAAVAELERQTGINEDVIRYMTVRVDAHEKGPSAMMRRQERDRGPRGDRGDRPERGPREEMGA
- a CDS encoding phage portal protein; protein product: MGWFGRKSADLPPPFLPFAFEEDRNPFPTGPQAQLNEVFVKNPVGQRAVRLVAGAVGSLKVYSIEGDEKAAGLLGRCSLLEQAAASLLLHGNAYLQIIEALDTPAEIFPLRADRVSVEVDDRGWPRAYLYRAGRKTSRISRRDHLERVKLIHVKALNPSQEQQGLGCLGAASAAAAIHNRASHWNKALLDNSARPSGALTYEPKDGAAMSQSQFERLRQEVERQFCGSLNAGRPMLLEGGLRWQALGLTPTDMDFVAIKEAAARDIALAFGVPPVLLGLPGDTAYANLREAGRALYRQTVLPLAERILSEVSEALSEWLGHVRLAVDTDAISDLAEDRERLWQMVSSADFITDDEKRELLGFKPIAGDVH
- a CDS encoding DUF6127 family protein, with product MSSDELLAKLIVSAEGRPFDLAGLRALVEEASHAGAIRALAVLGLEDGHARRDVDELRELLGTWRDVKRSAWQAVARWIVRVLLALVMLGLAYRLRLTDLLKN
- a CDS encoding HK97 family phage prohead protease; the encoded protein is MRNERARMGLRFAGYASVFDKLDRGGDIVRRGAFRRTIEAQARVPLLWQHQSGRVIGIVEHLAEDERGLQVIGRLNDDRLGRALGEELSRGRLSGLSFGYRVTASARGPEARELNQVELLEISLVRQPMQPLARVHKLDQQ
- a CDS encoding phage major capsid protein encodes the protein MEFKADPLAESFVALQHDDGVEGLRAELDALKTRLRHNLVAAGRPDIDAEQKSAGQERFTDFLRTGEALTEGKSVDNASAGAGGLAVPREIDEVIDRTLVAISPIRRISNVVKVGSSNYRKLITNGGTPSGWVGFEALRPETATPTFTEIVPASGELYANPAASQHMLDDALFDVEAWLANEIATEFARAEGMAFVKGTGTNQPLGFLSSPNATAVDASRPIGTLQTIGTGVAGGFPASNPQDKLVDLVQSLRQPYRQGAVFVMNSATAAVVRKMKTADGAFIWQSGMVAGQPATLLGYPVVEAEDMPDVAANSLSIAFGNFKAGYIITERAETSILRDPYSKKPYVYFYATKRVGGQVVNSEAIKLLKFA